From a single Solanum dulcamara chromosome 4, daSolDulc1.2, whole genome shotgun sequence genomic region:
- the LOC129886260 gene encoding uncharacterized protein LOC129886260 isoform X3 produces the protein MGVLEKISEALYNNEEIPVELRRKILKLILEWGKFEEECFTKEVHLGSAVEESVAERLKEVNDARESLERKEEELELKWKNLSAARRGFAETVKLREEKLNDQEKMVERLWEEVEFERKQIGDVEEKLMGIHVKEKELNKIQTWIRHETHALELKDQELAEKIEEFQNLQSMKKEFEVKLMGLESVKKVLVIKEVKLDNAKNELRVTENNLDNVKKELTENQGNLEYVKKDVIFQESKLDNAKKELRVVENKLDYVKIELKENESNLQSVKKDVIFQESKLDSMTKELRAKESKLEVSNKEIREKENNLEFVNKALVVKENRLDGMKKVLRVKESNLQYLEKELREKDKKMDYVKKELKENENNLESVKKNLTVKESKLESVKKEIGAEESKLGILKKEVVEKENNLEAVNKALAVKENRLDGVKKVLIVKEGNLDYLEKELRVNEKKMDYMTKELREKETNLDSVKKELEVIENMLDSMKKELTLKESNLDGVVRELREKEEKMDYVNMEIWEKEANLDSMKEEFAVMENMSDSMKKQLTLKESNLDFVTNELKEKVKKLNFVETELKLKENELVLVKNKFKAEVDNLNALGSQVDSNEAILSSMKKEIEHKEKFMGAMKKKLELQEEHLKSFSERLHLREIELDSTQEAYKQRVEELNLKEKKLDSAEEFTEKSYEGFQSEKRQFLLEQGLFEQRMKDVILREETIKDRLEELETREEHFEDRCREFREKEKQLNAIPNAHLKTEATEDVAADRVDTIVGNSAVTRFGVIMDGKGLQIFLNEHEKELDLMSDDVFEALQMSADPATLVLDAMEGFYPPHLRKGEAEFEGSVVRRSCILLLEQLIRVSPEILDSVRGIAGYIARDWKVKMKATEGNQDGVLGFLYLLAAYNLVSSFDADELMILLEIVAKHDKFAELCCSLGMKQNLPCFVQILLTKQQHLEAIRYAYAFELVDHFPPTAILKDYLECVESNYVNVLEKETCPVEEKIDAIERRVASLRAVIRCILDYKLQSQYPVEQLEEQIELLTRQKEDQAALSLLFEAKRPEQANMNQMGSTNPFIPTGTKALNSVSVSAKACACTFGHSNTMAIILMNMSGKNLQNFLNKHSKEHKLLRSEVFSALRMSPDSDMLVLEALEGFYPPNHQKEEIGFHRNIIRQSCIFLLEQLMELSRGIIPEAKLIASKLAFAWKAKMMTEMENHLAILGFLLLVGCYRLASAFDKDELESLYHKVAHHVNTSKICHVLGISDNTSKKSKKHQAQGCTDESICNNMDTNGEGHDVICNCASSLHCTSDPALLVLDVFRNCHPTQIVRCENFSSVMRSFSDLLDQLRGVSPHIELHVKMEAFVFASDWYSTLIWSQQNPTEVVAFLQLLAIYKITDSLNSDRLLGLLEKVQPTERVVALVKILGLTEEIPCFVQNLRNKKQWLLAFNYVYAFELVNLVSPVLLLKDYVSHSKQIAKQILHAGNSSYQAQIKAINSEKHALRNAVRHIVDRGLQSEYSPFCLQQQIERLQYQMSILRQSNSNLDLTAKFQQDKPNNRTCRSAPFAQTRRELMKKRSAPAGETEFIYRAQQKQYFKRHCHLSMKR, from the exons ATGGGTGTACTGGAAAAGATATCGGAAGCATTGTATAACAACGAGGAGATACCAGTGGAGTTGAGGCGAAAAATACTCAAGTTAATTTTAGAATGGGGGAAGTTCGAGGAGGAATGTTTCACTAAGGAGGTGCATTTAGGGTCTGCTGTTGAAGAATCGGTAGCGGAGAGGTTGAAGGAAGTGAATGATGCTAGGGAATCATTAGAGAGGAAAGAGGAGGAGTTGGAGTTGAAGTGGAAGAATTTGAGTGCGGCGCGAAGAGGGTTTGCTGAGACTGTGAAGTTAAGGGAGGAGAAGTTGAATGATCAGGAGAAGATGGTGGAAAGACTCTGGGAGGAGGTTGAATTTGAGCGCAAACAAATTGGGGATGTGGAGGAAAAGTTAATGGGGATTCATGTTAAAGAGAAGGAGTTGAACAAGATTCAGACTTGGATTCGCCATGAAACACATGCCCTTGAGTTGAAAGATCAAGAATTGGctgaaaaaattgaagaatttcaaaatttgCAGAGCATGAAGAAGGAATTTGAAGTTAAGTTAATGGGGTTGGAATCTGTAAAGAAAGTGCTTGTGATAAAGGAGGTTAAGTTGGATAATGCAAAGAATGAACTAAGGGTGACCGAGAATAACTTGGATAATGTGAAGAAAGAACTGACGGAGAATCAAGGTAACTTGGAATATGTGAAGAAGGATGTTATTTTCCAGGAAAGTAAGTTGGATAATGCAAAGAAAGAACTAAGGGTGGTCGAGAATAAGTTGGATTATGTGAAAATTGAACTAAAGGAGAATGAAAGTAACTTGCAATCTGTGAAGAAGGATGTTATTTTCCAGGAAAGTAAGTTGGATAGTATGACGAAAGAATTAAGAGCAAAGGAAAGTAAATTGGAGGTTTCGAATAAAGAAATTAGAGAAAAGGAAAATAACTTGGAATTTGTGAACAAGGCACTTGTTGTTAAGGAAAACAGGTTGGATGGTATGAAGAAAGTGTTGAGAGtgaaggaaagtaacctacagtATTTGGAGAAGGAACTTAGAGAAAAGGATAAAAAAATGGATTATGTGAAGAAAGAACTAAAGGAGAATGAAAATAACTTGGAATCTGTGAAGAAGAATCTCACTGTTAAGGAAAGTAAGTTGGAGAGTGTGAAGAAAGAAATTGGGGCAGAGGAAAGTAAATTGGGGATATTGAAGAAAGAAGTTGTAGAAAAGGAAAATAACCTGGAAGCTGTGAACAAGGCACTTGCTGTTAAGGAAAACAGGTTGGATGGTGTGAAGAAAGTATTAATAGTGAAGGAAGGTAACTTAGATTATCTGGAGAAGGAACTTAgagtaaatgaaaaaaaaatggattACATGACAAAGGAACTAAGGGAGAAAGAAACTAACTTGGATTCTGTGAAGAAGGAACTTGAAGTTATAGAAAATATGTTGGATAGTATGAAGAAAGAACTGACATTGAAGGAAAGTAACTTAGATGGAGTGGTGAGGGAACTtagagaaaaggaagaaaaaatggACTATGTGAACATGGAAATATGGGAGAAGGAAGCTAACTTGGATTCTATGAAAGAGGAATTTGCTGTTATGGAAAACATGTCGGATAGCATGAAGAAACAACTGACATTGAAGGAAAGTAACTTAGATTTTGTGACGAATGAACTtaaagaaaaggtaaaaaagtTGAATTTTGTCGAAACTGAGCTGAAGTTGAAGGAGAACGAATTGGTGTTGGTGAAAAACAAATTCAAAGCTGAAGTAGATAACTTGAATGCTCTTGGAAGCCAAGTTGACTCTAATGAGGCGATCTTGTCCTCAATGAAGAAGGAAATTGAGCACAAGGAGAAATTTATGGGTGCAATGAAGAAGAAACTTGAACTCCAGGAGGAACACTTGAAGTCATTCAGTGAGAGACTCCATTTAAGGGAGATAGAGCTTGATTCTACTCAAGAAGCATATAAGCAGCGTGTTGAAGAGCTtaatttaaaggagaagaaGCTGGATTCAGCAGAGGAATTTACGGAAAAAAGCTATGAGGGGTTTCAATCTGAAAAGAGACAATTCCTGTTAGAGCAAGGACTTTTTGAGCAACGCATGAAAGATGTTATACTTAGAGAGGAGACGATTAAGGATAGATTAGAAGAGCTTGAAACAAGAGAGGAGCATTTTGAGGATCGGTGTAGAGAGTTCAGAGAGAAGGAGAAGCAGTTGAATGCTATTCCTAATGCACACTTAAAGACAGAAGCTACTGAAGATGTAGCAGCAGACAGGGTTGATACTATTGTAGGTAATTCTGCTGTTACAAGATTTGGTGTGATAATGGATGGGAAGGGTTTACAGATTTTCTTAAATGAGCATGAGAAGGAGCTGGATTTGATGTCTGATGACGTTTTTGAGGCTCTTCAGATGTCTGCTGACCCAGCAACATTGGTGCTTGATGCAATGGAAGGTTTCTATCCTCCCCATTTGAGAAAGGGAGAAGCAGAGTTTGAGGGTAGTGTTGTCCGACGGAGCTGCATTCTTCTGTTAGAGCAGTTAATTAGGGTTTCACCAGAGATTCTAGATTCTGTGAGGGGAATAGCAGGATACATTGCAAGGGATTGGAAGGTTAAAATGAAGGCTACAGAAGGCAACCAAGACGGGGTCTTGGGTTTCTTGTATCTTTTGGCTGCATACAATTTGGTTTCTTCCTTTGATGCTGATGAGCTTATGATCCTGCTGGAGATTGTTGCTAAGCATGACAAATTTGCAGAATTGTGTTGTTCTCTTGGTATGAAACAGAATTTACCTT GTTTTGTCCAGATTCTTCTTACCAAGCAGCAACATCTTGAAGCTATTAGATATGCTTATGCTTTTGAACTAGTGGACCATTTCCCACCCACAGCCATTCTGAAAGATTACTTGGAATGTGTTGAAAGTAATTATGTGAATGTCTTGGAGAAAGAGACCTGCCCCGTCGAAGAAAAG ATTGACGCCATTGAACGAAGGGTTGCTTCTCTTAGAGCTGTTATCAGATGTATTCTGGATTACAAACTTCAGTCTCAATATCCGGTAGAACAACTTGAAGAGCAGATAGAATTGCTTACAAGGCAGAAGGAAGATCAAGCTGCACTATCCCTCCTTTTTGAGGCTAAAAGGCCAGAGCAAGCTAATATGAATCAGATGGGATCTACTAATCCATTTATTCCCACAGGCACCAAGGCCCTCAACTCTGTATCAGTCTCTGCCAAAGCCTGCGCTTGCACTTTCGGTCATTCCAATACTATGGCAATTATCCTTATGAACATGAGTGGAAAGAATTTGCAGAATTTTTTAAACAAGCATTCGAAGGAGCACAAGTTGTTGCGCAGTGAAGTCTTTAGTGCTCTTCGAATGTCACCGGACTCGGATATGCTTGTGTTGGAGGCACTGGAAGGGTTTTATCCTCCCAACCATCAGAAAGAAGAGATTGGATTCCATCGTAATATTATCAGGCAGAGTTGCATCTTTTTATTAGAACAATTGATGGAACTTTCACGGGGGATTATACCAGAGGCTAAATTAATAGCAAGCAAGCTTGCATTTGCCTGGAAAGCAAAGATGATGACTGAAATGGAAAACCATTTGGCAATCTTGGGTTTTCTGCTTCTTGTAGGTTGCTATAGATTGGCATCTGCCtttgataaagatgaacttGAGAGTTTGTATCACAAGGTAGCACATCATGTGAATACATCTAAAATTTGTCACGTCCTTGGTATTTCAGATAATACTTCAA aaaaatccaagaaacatcAGGCTCAAGGCTGTACAGATGAATCTATTTGCAACAACATGGATACGAATGGCGAAGGACATGATGTAATCTGCAATTGTGCTTCAAGTTTACATTGTACATCAGATCCTGCTTTGCTTGTATTGGATGTTTTCCGGAACTGTCATCCCACACAAATAGTGAGGTGTGAAAACTTCTCATCAGTTATGAGGAGTTTCTCTGATCTGTTGGACCAGCTGAGAGGAGTTTCTCCACATATTGAACTTCATGTTAAAATGGAAGCTTTTGTGTTTGCATCTGACTGGTATTCTACATTGATCTGGTCCCAACAAAATCCTACCGAGGTCGTGGCATTTTTGCAGCTTTTAgctatttataaaataacagATTCTTTAAATTCCGATAGACTTTTAGGTCTCCTGGAGAAAGTTCAGCCAACTGAAAGGGTTGTTGCTTTGGTCAAAATCCTTGGGCTGACAGAGGAGATCCCAT GCTTCGTCCAAAATCTTAGAAATAAAAAGCAATGGCTGTTGGCATTTAATTATGTCTATGCATTTGAGCTTGTTAACTTGGTTTCACCAGTGTTGCTCCTGAAGGATTATGTAAGTCACTCAAAACAGATTGCCAAGCAAATACTTCATGCTGGGAATAGTTCTTATCAAGCCCAA ATTAAGGCTATAAACAGTGAAAAACATGCACTAAGAAATGCAGTTAGACATATTGTGGATCGTGGTCTTCAATCGGAATATTCACCTTTCTGTCTTCAACAACAGATCGAAAGACTTCAATATCAGATGTCAATCTTGAGGCAATCAAACTCAAATTTGGACTTGACTGCTAAGTTTCAACAAGATAAACCAAATAACAGAACTTGCAGATCTGCTCCATTTGCTCAAACGCGAAGAGAGCTTATGAAGAAACGTTCTGCCCCCGCTGGTGAAACTGAGTTTATCTACAGGGCTCAACAAAAACAGTACTTTAAGCGCCATTGTCATTTATCCATGAAGAGATGA
- the LOC129886260 gene encoding uncharacterized protein LOC129886260 isoform X2: protein MGVLEKISEALYNNEEIPVELRRKILKLILEWGKFEEECFTKEVHLGSAVEESVAERLKEVNDARESLERKEEELELKWKNLSAARRGFAETVKLREEKLNDQEKMVERLWEEVEFERKQIGDVEEKLMGIHVKEKELNKIQTWIRHETHALELKDQELAEKIEEFQNLQSMKKEFEVKLMGLESVKKVLVIKEVKLDNAKNELRVTENNLDNVKKELTENQGNLEYVKKDVIFQESKLDNAKKELRVVENKLDYVKIELKENESNLQSVKKDVIFQESKLDSMTKELRAKESKLEVSNKEIREKENNLEFVNKALVVKENRLDGMKKVLRVKESNLQYLEKELREKDKKMDYVKKELKENENNLESVKKNLTVKESKLESVKKEIGAEESKLGILKKEVVEKENNLEAVNKALAVKENRLDGVKKVLIVKEGNLDYLEKELRVNEKKMDYMTKELREKETNLDSVKKELEVIENMLDSMKKELTLKESNLDGVVRELREKEEKMDYVNMEIWEKEANLDSMKEEFAVMENMSDSMKKQLTLKESNLDFVTNELKEKVKKLNFVETELKLKENELVLVKNKFKAEVDNLNALGSQVDSNEAILSSMKKEIEHKEKFMGAMKKKLELQEEHLKSFSERLHLREIELDSTQEAYKQRVEELNLKEKKLDSAEEFTEKSYEGFQSEKRQFLLEQGLFEQRMKDVILREETIKDRLEELETREEHFEDRCREFREKEKQLNAIPNAHLKTEATEDVAADRVDTIVGNSAVTRFGVIMDGKGLQIFLNEHEKELDLMSDDVFEALQMSADPATLVLDAMEGFYPPHLRKGEAEFEGSVVRRSCILLLEQLIRVSPEILDSVRGIAGYIARDWKVKMKATEGNQDGVLGFLYLLAAYNLVSSFDADELMILLEIVAKHDKFAELCCSLGFVQILLTKQQHLEAIRYAYAFELVDHFPPTAILKDYLECVESNYVNVLEKETCPVEEKIDAIERRVASLRAVIRCILDYKLQSQYPVEQLEEQIELLTRQKEDQAALSLLFEAKRPEQANMNQMGSTNPFIPTGTKALNSVSVSAKACACTFGHSNTMAIILMNMSGKNLQNFLNKHSKEHKLLRSEVFSALRMSPDSDMLVLEALEGFYPPNHQKEEIGFHRNIIRQSCIFLLEQLMELSRGIIPEAKLIASKLAFAWKAKMMTEMENHLAILGFLLLVGCYRLASAFDKDELESLYHKVAHHVNTSKICHVLGISDNTSRSDDFPSIEKSKKHQAQGCTDESICNNMDTNGEGHDVICNCASSLHCTSDPALLVLDVFRNCHPTQIVRCENFSSVMRSFSDLLDQLRGVSPHIELHVKMEAFVFASDWYSTLIWSQQNPTEVVAFLQLLAIYKITDSLNSDRLLGLLEKVQPTERVVALVKILGLTEEIPCFVQNLRNKKQWLLAFNYVYAFELVNLVSPVLLLKDYVSHSKQIAKQILHAGNSSYQAQIKAINSEKHALRNAVRHIVDRGLQSEYSPFCLQQQIERLQYQMSILRQSNSNLDLTAKFQQDKPNNRTCRSAPFAQTRRELMKKRSAPAGETEFIYRAQQKQYFKRHCHLSMKR from the exons ATGGGTGTACTGGAAAAGATATCGGAAGCATTGTATAACAACGAGGAGATACCAGTGGAGTTGAGGCGAAAAATACTCAAGTTAATTTTAGAATGGGGGAAGTTCGAGGAGGAATGTTTCACTAAGGAGGTGCATTTAGGGTCTGCTGTTGAAGAATCGGTAGCGGAGAGGTTGAAGGAAGTGAATGATGCTAGGGAATCATTAGAGAGGAAAGAGGAGGAGTTGGAGTTGAAGTGGAAGAATTTGAGTGCGGCGCGAAGAGGGTTTGCTGAGACTGTGAAGTTAAGGGAGGAGAAGTTGAATGATCAGGAGAAGATGGTGGAAAGACTCTGGGAGGAGGTTGAATTTGAGCGCAAACAAATTGGGGATGTGGAGGAAAAGTTAATGGGGATTCATGTTAAAGAGAAGGAGTTGAACAAGATTCAGACTTGGATTCGCCATGAAACACATGCCCTTGAGTTGAAAGATCAAGAATTGGctgaaaaaattgaagaatttcaaaatttgCAGAGCATGAAGAAGGAATTTGAAGTTAAGTTAATGGGGTTGGAATCTGTAAAGAAAGTGCTTGTGATAAAGGAGGTTAAGTTGGATAATGCAAAGAATGAACTAAGGGTGACCGAGAATAACTTGGATAATGTGAAGAAAGAACTGACGGAGAATCAAGGTAACTTGGAATATGTGAAGAAGGATGTTATTTTCCAGGAAAGTAAGTTGGATAATGCAAAGAAAGAACTAAGGGTGGTCGAGAATAAGTTGGATTATGTGAAAATTGAACTAAAGGAGAATGAAAGTAACTTGCAATCTGTGAAGAAGGATGTTATTTTCCAGGAAAGTAAGTTGGATAGTATGACGAAAGAATTAAGAGCAAAGGAAAGTAAATTGGAGGTTTCGAATAAAGAAATTAGAGAAAAGGAAAATAACTTGGAATTTGTGAACAAGGCACTTGTTGTTAAGGAAAACAGGTTGGATGGTATGAAGAAAGTGTTGAGAGtgaaggaaagtaacctacagtATTTGGAGAAGGAACTTAGAGAAAAGGATAAAAAAATGGATTATGTGAAGAAAGAACTAAAGGAGAATGAAAATAACTTGGAATCTGTGAAGAAGAATCTCACTGTTAAGGAAAGTAAGTTGGAGAGTGTGAAGAAAGAAATTGGGGCAGAGGAAAGTAAATTGGGGATATTGAAGAAAGAAGTTGTAGAAAAGGAAAATAACCTGGAAGCTGTGAACAAGGCACTTGCTGTTAAGGAAAACAGGTTGGATGGTGTGAAGAAAGTATTAATAGTGAAGGAAGGTAACTTAGATTATCTGGAGAAGGAACTTAgagtaaatgaaaaaaaaatggattACATGACAAAGGAACTAAGGGAGAAAGAAACTAACTTGGATTCTGTGAAGAAGGAACTTGAAGTTATAGAAAATATGTTGGATAGTATGAAGAAAGAACTGACATTGAAGGAAAGTAACTTAGATGGAGTGGTGAGGGAACTtagagaaaaggaagaaaaaatggACTATGTGAACATGGAAATATGGGAGAAGGAAGCTAACTTGGATTCTATGAAAGAGGAATTTGCTGTTATGGAAAACATGTCGGATAGCATGAAGAAACAACTGACATTGAAGGAAAGTAACTTAGATTTTGTGACGAATGAACTtaaagaaaaggtaaaaaagtTGAATTTTGTCGAAACTGAGCTGAAGTTGAAGGAGAACGAATTGGTGTTGGTGAAAAACAAATTCAAAGCTGAAGTAGATAACTTGAATGCTCTTGGAAGCCAAGTTGACTCTAATGAGGCGATCTTGTCCTCAATGAAGAAGGAAATTGAGCACAAGGAGAAATTTATGGGTGCAATGAAGAAGAAACTTGAACTCCAGGAGGAACACTTGAAGTCATTCAGTGAGAGACTCCATTTAAGGGAGATAGAGCTTGATTCTACTCAAGAAGCATATAAGCAGCGTGTTGAAGAGCTtaatttaaaggagaagaaGCTGGATTCAGCAGAGGAATTTACGGAAAAAAGCTATGAGGGGTTTCAATCTGAAAAGAGACAATTCCTGTTAGAGCAAGGACTTTTTGAGCAACGCATGAAAGATGTTATACTTAGAGAGGAGACGATTAAGGATAGATTAGAAGAGCTTGAAACAAGAGAGGAGCATTTTGAGGATCGGTGTAGAGAGTTCAGAGAGAAGGAGAAGCAGTTGAATGCTATTCCTAATGCACACTTAAAGACAGAAGCTACTGAAGATGTAGCAGCAGACAGGGTTGATACTATTGTAGGTAATTCTGCTGTTACAAGATTTGGTGTGATAATGGATGGGAAGGGTTTACAGATTTTCTTAAATGAGCATGAGAAGGAGCTGGATTTGATGTCTGATGACGTTTTTGAGGCTCTTCAGATGTCTGCTGACCCAGCAACATTGGTGCTTGATGCAATGGAAGGTTTCTATCCTCCCCATTTGAGAAAGGGAGAAGCAGAGTTTGAGGGTAGTGTTGTCCGACGGAGCTGCATTCTTCTGTTAGAGCAGTTAATTAGGGTTTCACCAGAGATTCTAGATTCTGTGAGGGGAATAGCAGGATACATTGCAAGGGATTGGAAGGTTAAAATGAAGGCTACAGAAGGCAACCAAGACGGGGTCTTGGGTTTCTTGTATCTTTTGGCTGCATACAATTTGGTTTCTTCCTTTGATGCTGATGAGCTTATGATCCTGCTGGAGATTGTTGCTAAGCATGACAAATTTGCAGAATTGTGTTGTTCTCTTG GTTTTGTCCAGATTCTTCTTACCAAGCAGCAACATCTTGAAGCTATTAGATATGCTTATGCTTTTGAACTAGTGGACCATTTCCCACCCACAGCCATTCTGAAAGATTACTTGGAATGTGTTGAAAGTAATTATGTGAATGTCTTGGAGAAAGAGACCTGCCCCGTCGAAGAAAAG ATTGACGCCATTGAACGAAGGGTTGCTTCTCTTAGAGCTGTTATCAGATGTATTCTGGATTACAAACTTCAGTCTCAATATCCGGTAGAACAACTTGAAGAGCAGATAGAATTGCTTACAAGGCAGAAGGAAGATCAAGCTGCACTATCCCTCCTTTTTGAGGCTAAAAGGCCAGAGCAAGCTAATATGAATCAGATGGGATCTACTAATCCATTTATTCCCACAGGCACCAAGGCCCTCAACTCTGTATCAGTCTCTGCCAAAGCCTGCGCTTGCACTTTCGGTCATTCCAATACTATGGCAATTATCCTTATGAACATGAGTGGAAAGAATTTGCAGAATTTTTTAAACAAGCATTCGAAGGAGCACAAGTTGTTGCGCAGTGAAGTCTTTAGTGCTCTTCGAATGTCACCGGACTCGGATATGCTTGTGTTGGAGGCACTGGAAGGGTTTTATCCTCCCAACCATCAGAAAGAAGAGATTGGATTCCATCGTAATATTATCAGGCAGAGTTGCATCTTTTTATTAGAACAATTGATGGAACTTTCACGGGGGATTATACCAGAGGCTAAATTAATAGCAAGCAAGCTTGCATTTGCCTGGAAAGCAAAGATGATGACTGAAATGGAAAACCATTTGGCAATCTTGGGTTTTCTGCTTCTTGTAGGTTGCTATAGATTGGCATCTGCCtttgataaagatgaacttGAGAGTTTGTATCACAAGGTAGCACATCATGTGAATACATCTAAAATTTGTCACGTCCTTGGTATTTCAGATAATACTTCAA GAAGTGATGATTTTCCTTCcatagaaaaatccaagaaacatcAGGCTCAAGGCTGTACAGATGAATCTATTTGCAACAACATGGATACGAATGGCGAAGGACATGATGTAATCTGCAATTGTGCTTCAAGTTTACATTGTACATCAGATCCTGCTTTGCTTGTATTGGATGTTTTCCGGAACTGTCATCCCACACAAATAGTGAGGTGTGAAAACTTCTCATCAGTTATGAGGAGTTTCTCTGATCTGTTGGACCAGCTGAGAGGAGTTTCTCCACATATTGAACTTCATGTTAAAATGGAAGCTTTTGTGTTTGCATCTGACTGGTATTCTACATTGATCTGGTCCCAACAAAATCCTACCGAGGTCGTGGCATTTTTGCAGCTTTTAgctatttataaaataacagATTCTTTAAATTCCGATAGACTTTTAGGTCTCCTGGAGAAAGTTCAGCCAACTGAAAGGGTTGTTGCTTTGGTCAAAATCCTTGGGCTGACAGAGGAGATCCCAT GCTTCGTCCAAAATCTTAGAAATAAAAAGCAATGGCTGTTGGCATTTAATTATGTCTATGCATTTGAGCTTGTTAACTTGGTTTCACCAGTGTTGCTCCTGAAGGATTATGTAAGTCACTCAAAACAGATTGCCAAGCAAATACTTCATGCTGGGAATAGTTCTTATCAAGCCCAA ATTAAGGCTATAAACAGTGAAAAACATGCACTAAGAAATGCAGTTAGACATATTGTGGATCGTGGTCTTCAATCGGAATATTCACCTTTCTGTCTTCAACAACAGATCGAAAGACTTCAATATCAGATGTCAATCTTGAGGCAATCAAACTCAAATTTGGACTTGACTGCTAAGTTTCAACAAGATAAACCAAATAACAGAACTTGCAGATCTGCTCCATTTGCTCAAACGCGAAGAGAGCTTATGAAGAAACGTTCTGCCCCCGCTGGTGAAACTGAGTTTATCTACAGGGCTCAACAAAAACAGTACTTTAAGCGCCATTGTCATTTATCCATGAAGAGATGA